ACGCCGAGAGGCTAGTTTCCATTTCGGTTAGATAATCCCGGACACCAAATGCAATCCTTTTTAGACCTTCTTGCAATTGGGTTATTGGCACTGCATAACAGATTCGGAACCACCCGGCTTCATTAAAATGGTAGCTTGAACCTGTTGACAACGAGACTCCACTCGTCTTGAGACACGCAAGAAGCCTCTCCTCCGCCTTGAAATCGGTGCCAAGATTATGTAGCCTCGCGAAGACAAACATGCCATAGTATGCTGGGATGAATTCCGTCTGGTTGGTGTACAGAAAGGAAGACACTACAGAATACGCCTGACTTAGGGTTTTTTTTCTAGTACCAGCAATCTCCTCAATGAAATTTGGCCTGAGGATTGCCCTGGATGTAATAGCTGTAGATAGAGATGAAACCTGACTGTGCGTGCTTAAAGCTGCACTCAAGCGGATCGCCTTGTTGAGCGTGATTAGTGCGCCCTATGGAGAGCTACCGTTAGTAAGGATGCAGAACATAGTTGTCAGAATCAGAGGCAAATATGCATGCTTTTTACTCACCACACGGATTCCGTTGCATCCAAAGTCTTTGCTTAAACTGTATATGATATGCACCTGATCATTGATTCCGGTCTGATCCATCTCCAGTGCCGACACAAAGGGAACGGTAGAATTGGTATTTGAATggtgggaagagagggcATACACCTCATCCGAAATGTAATGCAAATTTCGCCGTCGACAAAACTCCTTCATGACATCTAGCGTTTCCCGAGGATAGCACTGACCCAAGGGGTTATGCGGGTTGCACAATAGGATTGCTTTGACTGGCATTGAACTTGTACGCAGGGCCTCTTCGTAGTATTCTACGCTTTCCGGAAAAAAGAACTTGTCTAGTGGAACATCGACTGGAAGAACCCTTCCATGAGTATGGATGGAAATTGATATATCTAGACCAGACCAGTAAGGCGTGGCGATCAAAATCCCATCTCCAGGGTTGCAGATTTGTTCAACAAGAGCCGTTAAAGCAAAGCTTCCCCCAGCTGCTAAGACAATATGGGAAGCTTCAACGCTCTGAGCCGGACGGAAGTAGGAATTGAACAGTTTCGCCATTAAATTTCGCACCTTACTGGAGCCACCAATCCCAGTAGCATAGGCTAGGTCCTATGGAAATACCAAATGTTAGTAACAGGTTCGTGAGTGAGAATCTATCTCTTTTACAAAGGATACCTCTTCCGACAGGTCATTCTGTGCTGCTCGTATTACTTCCAGCAACATTTCCTTCAAAAACCAGTTTTCGGCTGTGCTGAGGTCAACAGTAGCCACATCACCAGTCAGCACCGCACCATGTTGACTGAGGAGGCTTGGAATGATACTCTGATTCCTTTGTTCGCACTGTGTTGATTGCATGATGAACGATTTGGTTTCCGAACTGGAGATTACGGGAGGCAGTATTCGCTCTAAAGGGGAGACGGGATATATCCGGCGCGATGGAATACGCGTTCTTGTATAGACAAGTTAGTTCTTTTTAGTCGCCGAAGTTGTACACTCCTTAGTCGCCGCTGGGAAAACACTAGCAATCAGGCACTGGCCCTCAAAGGACCACTCCCCAGCCTTGGAATATTTATGAATGTCGAAAACCTATCCGTTTCTCCTTGCGTCACCTGATGGTGAGTTAACCAAACTGACTTAATTTGGTGTGAAGCATTTCCCGCCAGCTCCAGTGAGAAAATGGCACTATACCTGTATGTTACATCCAAAGATACCCCTTTACATTTGCCACTAAGAGTCTCACATCCACTGATAGGAAACAACTTTTCAAGACCGCCACTCTAAGGCTAGATCAGGTAATTATTAATGTTAGGGACGGACAGGCATTGGTTGTTAACTTGCAAAACAGGATGAACAAGAACAAAGCAGCCGCTGGCGACCGCTAGACGTCAATAGCCTAATATGGAATGATGATATAGGTTCCATGTTGACTGATATGTTGACTATGGCGGGATATCCTGTACATTCAATGGTAATGCACACCGAATTCTTTCGCAAATCAGTCTCGCCGTCCCTGGGCTTTCATCCCTCGGCAACTGAGGCTCCTCATATATGGAAGAGCTTCATGACAGATGATCATACCCCTGTTGAGCTCAGTTGGTGTTGGTCTGCAGCAAAGGACACTCCAAAAGTCAGGTATTCAGTAGAGGCAATAAGCAGATCAGCGGCCCAGGGCACTGATCTGGTGAATGCCGCTGCCAATGTCCGGCTACTTGGAGACAGCCTGTCTATAGCCCCGGATATGGACTTGTATCTGCATAGACACTTCCGGAATCTTTTATCCTCCCGCCATATAACTCAACAAACTGATGCGACATTACAACGAGAGGTCCCACAGTCGCAGTGTTTTATTGCCTTTGACTTGCTCGAGAAGGGCATGGTAGTCAAACAGTACTATCTACCTGGCCAAACAGCAGTTCGAGAGGGTTCTTCAAACTGGAATATTATAAAACATGCTACTCGAAAGCTTTCTGGGCCTGCAGTTTCCTTACTGGCATCATTTGATGTGCTCGTCAGCTTCATTGAATCTCTTCCTGCAGAATCGCGGGCTACAGTGGAGATATTGGCCATCGACTGCCTGGAGCCTATCAAGTCACGATTAAAAGTCTACATTCGAACTGTTGATACCACATTCCATAGCGTACTGCATATGCTGACGCTTGGGGGTAAGTCTCCGAAgtctgatgaagaagtgAATTCTCTACGGGACCTTTGGATCTCCGTATTCGGGATAAATCCGAACAGCTTCGATATGTATCAGCCGCTTCCAGCCAAGGTACATAGAACTGGGG
This genomic interval from Trichoderma breve strain T069 chromosome 7 map unlocalized scaffold00008, whole genome shotgun sequence contains the following:
- a CDS encoding tryptophan dimethylallyltransferase domain-containing protein encodes the protein MVMHTEFFRKSVSPSLGFHPSATEAPHIWKSFMTDDHTPVELSWCWSAAKDTPKVRYSVEAISRSAAQGTDLVNAAANVRLLGDSLSIAPDMDLYLHRHFRNLLSSRHITQQTDATLQREVPQSQCFIAFDLLEKGMVVKQYYLPGQTAVREGSSNWNIIKHATRKLSGPAVSLLASFDVLVSFIESLPAESRATVEILAIDCLEPIKSRLKVYIRTVDTTFHSVLHMLTLGANEVLPKSKVYLPVRHYAQNDDQIAKGLSNYLEHRRKKLSTGSYYHAVQKLCNHRNLADGLGFHTYISWASENNQWNVTAYFNPEIYASYRSG